One Miscanthus floridulus cultivar M001 chromosome 11, ASM1932011v1, whole genome shotgun sequence DNA window includes the following coding sequences:
- the LOC136493257 gene encoding L-type lectin-domain containing receptor kinase SIT2-like: MGCPRLHLLPLFLLLAAVSSDHAPVLAAAEEFTYNGFGAANLSLDGMSVVAPNGLLVLSNGTSQMAGHAFHPAPVRLRDGGPGGAVRSFSAAFVFAIVSNFTVLSDNGMAFVVAPSTKLSTFNAGQYLGILNVTDNGKDGNRVLFVELDTMLNPEFQDMNSNHLGVNVNSMRSLQNHSAGYYDDATGVFNNLSLISRQAMQVWVDYDGATTRLDVTMAPLDVPKPRNPLISAPVNLSAVGTDDDTAYVGFSAATGVIYTRHYVLGWSFATDGAAPPLDISKLPALPRFGPKPRSKVLEIVLPIATAAFVLALVIGAFLLVRRRVRYAEVREDWEVEFGPHRFSYKELYHATKGFKNKMLLGTGGFGRVYKGVLPKAKLEIAVKRVSHDSKQGMKEFIAEVVSIGHLRHRNLVQLLGYCRRKGELLLVYDYMSNGSLDKYLHDKTRPVLDWEQRFHIIKGVASGMLYLHEDWEKIVIHRDIKASNVLLDGDMNGRLGDFGLARLYDHGVDPQTTHVVGTMGYLAPELVRTGKATPVTDVFAFGVFVLEVACGRRPLGCIAPDEQNVLLDWVQEHDRKGAALDTVDARLCGKYDADEARLVIRLGLMCAHPLPDTRPGMRQVVQYLEGDTPMPEVAPTYVSYTMLALMQNDGFDSFAMSFPSTVTSGVSPVSGGFSSVSGLSGGR, encoded by the coding sequence ATGGGTTGCCCCCGCTTGCACCTCCTCCCACTCTTCCTGCTCCTCGCCGCGGTTTCCTCTGACCACGCGCCCGtgctcgccgccgccgaggagttCACCTACAACGGCTTCGGCGCCGCCAACCTCTCGCTCGACGGCATGTCCGTGGTGGCGCCGAACGGCCTCCTGGTGCTCAGCAACGGCACCAGCCAGATGGCCGGCCACGCGTTCCACCCGGCGCCCGTCCGCCTGCGGGACGGCGGCCCCGGCGGCGCCGTCAGGTCCTTCTCGGCGGCGTTCGTCTTCGCCATCGTCTCCAACTTCACCGTGCTCAGCGACAACGGCATGGCGTTCGTGGTGGCGCCCAGCACCAAGCTGTCCACCTTCAACGCGGGGCAGTACCTGGGCATCCTCAACGTCACCGACAACGGCAAGGACGGCAACCGCGTCCTGTTCGTTGAGCTCGACACCATGCTCAACCCGGAGTTCCAGGACATGAACAGCAACCACCTCGGCGTCAACGTGAACAGCATGAGGTCGCTGCAGAACCACAGCGCCGGCTACTACGACGACGCCACTGGTGTGTTCAACAACCTCAGCCTCATCAGCCGCCAGGCCATGCAGGTCTGGGTCGACTACGACGGCGCCACCACGCGGCTGGACGTCACGATGGCGCCCCTCGACGTGCCCAAGCCCAGGAATCCGCTCATCTCCGCGCCGGTCAACCTCTCGGCGGTCGGGACGGACGACGACACCGCCTACGTCGGCTTCTCGGCGGCCACGGGTGTCATCTACACGCGCCACTACGTTCTGGGCTGGAGCTTCGCCACGGACGGCGCGGCCCCGCCGCTGGACATCTCGAAGCTCCCGGCGCTGCCGCGGTTCGGGCCCAAGCCCCGGTCCAAGGTGCTGGAGATCGTGCTCCCGATCGCCACCGCGGCGTTCGTCCTCGCGCTGGTCATCGGCGCCTTCCTGTTGGTGCGGAGGCGGGTGAGGTACGCCGAGGTGCGCGAGGACTGGGAGGTGGAGTTCGGCCCCCACCGCTTCTCGTACAAGGAGCTCTACCACGCGACCAAGGGGTTCAAGAACAAGATGCTGCTCGGCACCGGCGGCTTCGGGAGGGTGTACAAGGGCGTGCTCCCCAAGGCCAAACTTGAGATCGCCGTGAAGAGGGTCTCCCACGACTCGAAGCAGGGtatgaaggagttcatcgcggaggTGGTCAGCATCGGCCACCTCCGCCACCGGAACCTCGTGCAGCTGCTGGGCTACTGCAGGCGGAAGGGAGAGCTGCTGCTGGTGTACGACTACATGTCCAACGGCAGCCTGGACAAGTACCTGCACGACAAGACCAGGCCCGTCCTGGACTGGGAGCAGAGGTTCCACATCATCAAGGGCGTCGCCTCCGGCATGCTCTACCTCCACGAGGACTGGGAGAAGATCGTCATCCACCGGGACATCAAGGCCAGCAACGTGCTCCTCGACGGCGACATGAACGGCCGGCTGGGCGACTTCGGCCTGGCGAGGCTGTACGACCACGGCGTGGACCCGCAGACGACGCACGTGGTGGGCACCATGGGGTACCTCGCCCCGGAGCTGGTGCGCACGGGGAAGGCGACCCCGGTGACGGACGTGTTCGCCTTCGGCGTCTTCGTGCTGGAGGTGGCCTGCGGCCGCCGCCCGCTCGGGTGCATCGCGCCCGATGAGCAGAACGTGCTGCTGGACTGGGTGCAGGAGCACGACCGCAAGGGGGCCGCCCTCGACACGGTGGACGCGCGGCTGTGCGGCAAGTACGACGCCGACGAGGCCCGGCTGGTGATCAGGCTGGGGCTGATGTGCGCGCACCCGTTGCCCGACACGCGGCCCGGCATGCGGCAGGTCGTGCAGTACCTGGAGGGCGACACGCCGATGCCCGAGGTGGCGCCGACGTACGTGAGCTACACCATGCTGGCGCTGATGCAGAACGACGGGTTCGACTCCTTCGCCATGTCTTTCCCGTCCACGGTCACGTCGGGCGTCAGCCCCGTCTCCGGCGGGTTCTCTTCGGTGTCCGGCCTCTCCGGCGGAAGGTGA
- the LOC136493256 gene encoding L-type lectin-domain containing receptor kinase SIT2 yields the protein MLPHLALLLFLGLGGLLLLPAASAADEQFVFDGFKGANLSFDGMATVTPDGLLMLTNGTSQLKGHAFYPAPLRFRRAPNGTATAMQSFSTAFVIGIIGAYEDLSSHGMAFVVAKSSNFTSALPGQFMGLVSSATNGNATNHLFAVEFDTILNSEFNDMSGNHVGVDVNGLNSVDADNAGYYDDATGAFRNMSLVSRKAMQVWVDFDGQTMQVNVTMAPLEAAARPKKPLLSTTVNLSSVIDDTAYVGFSSATGILFCRHYVLGWSFKMNGAAPAMNVSALPTLPVTFPKPRSKTLEIVLPIASAVLVFAVAAAVFAFLRRRRMYAEVKEEWEASFGPHRFSYKDLFHATDGFSDRRLLGIGGFGRVYRGVLASKMEVAVKKVAHGSRQGMREFVAEVVSIGRLRHRNLVQLLGYCRRKGELLLVYDYMPNGSLDKYLYDQSKIALGWGQRFRILKGVASGLLYLHEDWEQVVVHRDIKASNVLLDREMNARLGDFGLARLYDHGTDPHTTHVVGTMGYMAPELGHTGRASKASDVFAFGAFMLEVACGRKPVVQDARDNRLVLVDWVLDRWRAGSVTDTVDPRLQGDFDEREASLVLRLGLLCSHPLPGARPGMRQIVQYLDGDAPLPELSPTYQGLNMLSLMQDQGFDPYIMSFPMTSTGTSTISDLSGGR from the coding sequence ATGCTGCCGCACCTCGCCTTGCTTctcttcctcggcctcggcgggCTCCTGCTCCTGCCTGCGGCGTCGGCCGCCGACGAGCAGTTCGTCTTCGACGGCTTCAAGGGCGCGAACCTCAGCTTCGACGGGATGGCGACGGTCACGCCGGACGGGCTGCTCATGCTCACCAACGGCACCAGCCAGCTCAAGGGCCACGCCTTCTACCCGGCGCCGCTGCGGTTCCGCCGCGCGCCCAACGGCACCGCCACGGCGATGCAGTCCTTCTCCACGGCCTTCGTCATCGGCATCATCGGCGCGTACGAGGACCTCAGCAGCCACGGCATGGCGTTCGTGGTCGCCAAGAGCAGCAACTTCACCTCCGCGCTGCCGGGCCAGTTCATGGGGCTCGTCAGCTCCGCCACCAACGGCAACGCCACCAACCACCTGTTCGCCGTCGAGTTCGACACCATCCTCAACTCCGAGTTCAACGACATGAGCGGCAACCACGTCGGGGTCGACGTGAACGGGCTCAACTCCGTCGACGCCGACAACGCCGGCTACTACGACGACGCCACCGGCGCGTTCAGGAACATGAGCCTGGTGAGCCGAAAGGCGATGCAGGTGTGGGTGGACTTCGACGGCCAGACCATGCAGGTCAATGTCACCATGGCGCCCCTGGAGGCGGCTGCCCGGCCCAAGAAGCCCCTGCTCTCCACCACCGTCAACCTCTCCTCCGTCATCGACGACACCGCCTACGTCGGCTTCTCGTCGGCCACTGGCATCCTCTTCTGCCGGCACTACGTGCTGGGCTGGAGCTTCAAGATGAACGGCGCCGCCCCGGCGATGAACGTCTCCGCCCTGCCCACCCTGCCGGTCACGTTCCCGAAGCCGAGGTCCAAGACGCTGGAGATCGTGCTGCCGATAGCGTCCGCGGTGCTCGTCTTCGCGGTGGCCGCCGCCGTCTTCGCGTTCCTGCGGAGGCGGCGCATGTACGCGGAGGTCAAGGAGGAGTGGGAGGCCTCGTTCGGGCCGCACAGGTTCTCCTACAAGGATCTCTTCCACGCCACCGACGGGTTCAGCGACAGGCGGCTGCTGGGCATCGGCGGCTTCGGCAGGGTGTACCGGGGCGTGCTGGCGTCCAAGATGGAGGTCGCGGTGAAGAAGGTGGCGCACGGGTCGAGGCAGGGGATGCGGGAGTTCGTGGCCGAGGTCGTCAGCATCGGCCGCCTCCGGCACCGCAACCTCGTGCAGCTGCTCGGCTACTGCCGGCGCAAGGGCGAGCTGCTGCTGGTCTACGACTACATGCCCAACGGCAGCCTCGACAAGTACCTCTACGACCAGAGCAAGATCGCGCTTGGCTGGGGGCAGAGGTTCCGCATCCTCAAGGGCGTCGCGTCCGGCCTGCTGTACCTCCACGAGGACTGGGAGCAGGTGGTGGTGCACCGGGACATCAAGGCCAGCAACGTGCTGCTCGACAGGGAGATGAACGCGCGGCTGGGTGACTTCGGGCTGGCGCGGCTGTACGACCACGGCACTGACCCGCACACCACGCACGTGGTGGGCACCATGGGGTACATGGCGCCGGAGCTCGGGCACACGGGCAGGGCCTCCAAGGCGTCGGACGTGTTCGCGTTCGGCGCCTTCATGCTGGAGGTGGCGTGCGGGCGGAAGCCCGTGGTGCAGGACGCGCGCGACAACCGCCTGGTGCTGGTGGACTGGGTGCTGGACCGCTGGCGCGCCGGCTCCGTCACGGACACCGTGGACCCGCGCCTGCAGGGCGACTTCGACGAGCGCGAGGCGAGCCTTGTGCTGAGGCTCGGCTTGCTGTGTTCGCACCCGCTCCCCGGCGCGCGCCCGGGCATGCGTCAGATCGTCCAGTACCTCGACGGCGACGCGCCgctgccggagctgtcgccgacgTACCAGGGTCTCAACATGCTGTCGCTCATGCAGGACCAGGGCTTCGACCCCTACATCATGTCGTTCCCGATGACGTCGACGGGGACCAGCACCATATCTGACCTGTCCGGAGGGAGATGA